The Swingsia samuiensis genome contains the following window.
TCCTATCGGTTATATTTCCCATCGAACGAAAGAGATTATTACGAAAGAAGGAAAAAAAGTTTTCTTTCTACGTGTCTGGAAGAGAGTTAGCTTAGCGGGAAAAATTTTTGTTAAGAAAAAAAGGCTGATAGGAAAACAATCATCTCAGAATGTAAAAATATATACTGAAAATGTCCCAAAAGAATCTAAGAACACACTATCAAACCAGATATTAATTATTGCAGAATTATCTTTGCGGCAGTGTGCAAAGTATCGAGTATGGCAAAAGAAAGAACTACTTCAAAATTTAGGATGGAACGTTAAAGTTGTAGATTGGCGAGATATTGCGTTGGCAAAGTCTGCGCTGCAAGTTTGTAAGCATGTTATTTTTTATCGTGTTCCAGGTTTTGATGATGTTATCAGACTGGTTGAAGAAGCGCATCGCCTACAACTAGATCCTATTTGGGAAGTTGATGATTTAATCTTTGATGCAGAAGAATATCGACAAAACGGAAATATTGATACTCTATCAGTTGAAGAACGTGATCTTATTTTGTCAGGTGTAGCGTTATTTCGGCGTTGCATGCTTGCTTGTGGACGAGGGCTTGCCTCTACAAGGGCTCTTGCTGATGAAATGAAGAAAGCAGGCTTACAAAATGTTTTTGTATTAGAAAATGCCTTAGACGATGAAACATGTCACCTCGTGGAGGAATTTCTGCCGTCTGAACATATAGATAAAGAGGAAATATGGGTTTCTTACGGTTCGGGCACAAATACGCATGATATAGACTTTAAACAGGCCGAAAAAGGTCTTTTCTCTGCGATGGAGGAAGAGAAAAGATTATGCCTTTGTGTGATTGGGCAGCTTAACCTTTCTGAAAAATTTAAAAAATTTGGGAAGCGCGTTAAGTATATTCAAGAGCTAACATTTAAAGACTATCTTAAAACAATTTCTCAAACAGATATTGCTATAGCGCCTTTAGAGAGTACAACATTCAATGCATGTAAGAGTAATATTAAATATTTAGAGGCGTCTATATTAAAAGTAGCGTCAATTTGCTCCCCACGAGATGCATTTAAAGTTATTCTTAGAGATGGAGAAAATGGTTTCTTTGCAGAAACTCCTGATGATTGGAAAAATGCTTTTTTAAAGTTGGCGCGTGATAACCAATTAAGAAGACGATTGGCTGAGCAGGCTTGGAAAGATGTTACGTCTTATTATAATTTAACAAGAATGGCCCATACAGAAGGCCAGAAGATTTTTGGATTACCTCAAAAATCAGATCGAGAAAAAATTAAAGTATTACTCGCGAATATTTATTTTGCTCCGCGTTCTTTTGGTGGTGCAACGATTGTTGCAGAAGAAATGGCGTATCAGTTAAAAAAACGTGACATAGATGTCAGTGTTTTTACATCGAAAGGAAAAACAGACGATAAATTCACAAGTAATGTTCGGTACTCATTTAATGGGATAGATGTTTTTGCTGTTCCTATTCTAGATGAATATAATAAAATAGGGTCATTAGATAATCCTTACATTGCAGAGCAATTT
Protein-coding sequences here:
- a CDS encoding glycosyltransferase, which encodes MFFSSKKNVEPSSEENYRSLLESYRTSSRLNVLQISDLQNENEKLEKRLLELETSLSWKVTYPLRVIRAFSFGRLPSGRPIGYISHRTKEIITKEGKKVFFLRVWKRVSLAGKIFVKKKRLIGKQSSQNVKIYTENVPKESKNTLSNQILIIAELSLRQCAKYRVWQKKELLQNLGWNVKVVDWRDIALAKSALQVCKHVIFYRVPGFDDVIRLVEEAHRLQLDPIWEVDDLIFDAEEYRQNGNIDTLSVEERDLILSGVALFRRCMLACGRGLASTRALADEMKKAGLQNVFVLENALDDETCHLVEEFLPSEHIDKEEIWVSYGSGTNTHDIDFKQAEKGLFSAMEEEKRLCLCVIGQLNLSEKFKKFGKRVKYIQELTFKDYLKTISQTDIAIAPLESTTFNACKSNIKYLEASILKVASICSPRDAFKVILRDGENGFFAETPDDWKNAFLKLARDNQLRRRLAEQAWKDVTSYYNLTRMAHTEGQKIFGLPQKSDREKIKVLLANIYFAPRSFGGATIVAEEMAYQLKKRDIDVSVFTSKGKTDDKFTSNVRYSFNGIDVFAVPILDEYNKIGSLDNPYIAEQFATWLDAYQPDVVHVHAAQGLGVSMLRMCQERGIPYVLTLHDAWWLCDRQFMVQENGRYCFQTKIDLKTCQFCQQRASYLEDRQSMMHYALKGAALLLSPSEAHRQLYLANGVEPERIVVNRNGFQWPSRPRKKRIAGAPVRFGFVGGTEVVKGYELLKECVESLSRSDWKLILVDNKINLGFQSIFPDIWNVRGTLEIIPAFNQNGLDDFFDQIDVLLFPSQWKESYGLTVREALARDVWVITTSPGGQSEDVIHGINGTHIPLSGDPSFLAQAMEDILQHPEFLSDYVNPLKADLASYETQAAELEEHLRKVVRDN